From a single Saimiri boliviensis isolate mSaiBol1 chromosome 15, mSaiBol1.pri, whole genome shotgun sequence genomic region:
- the NDUFB9 gene encoding NADH dehydrogenase [ubiquinone] 1 beta subcomplex subunit 9, giving the protein MAFSAPAAFSAPVAYLTHQQKVLRLYKRALRHLESWCVHRDKYRYFACLMRARFEEHKNEKDMMKATLLLKEAEEEFWYRQHPQPYIFPDSPGGTSYERYECYKLPENCLDAWHPSEKAMYPDYFAKREKWKKLRRESWEREVKQLEEETPPGGPLTEALPPARKEGDLPPLWWHIVTRPRERPV; this is encoded by the exons ATGGCGTTCTCCGCGCCCGCGGCGTTCTCCGCGCCGGTGGCCTACCTGACCCATCAGCAGAAGGTGTTGCGGCTTTATAAGCGGGCGCTGCGTCACCTCGAGTCGTGGTGTGTCCACAG GGACAAGTACCGATACTTCGCTTGTTTGATGAGAGCCCGGTTTGAAGAACATAAGAATGAAAAGGATATGATGAAGGCCACCCTGCTGCtgaaggaggctgaggaagaattctGGTACCGTCAGCATCCACAGCCATACATCTTCCCTGACTCTCCTGGGGGTACCTCGTATGAGAGATATGAGTGTTACAAG CTTCCAGAAAACTGCTTAGATGCCTGGCATCCTTCCGAGAAGGCAATGTATCCTGATTACTTTGCCAAGAGAGAAAAGTGGAAGAAACTGCGGAGAGAAAGCTGGGAACGAGAG GTTAAGCAGCTGGAGGAGGAAACGCCACCTGGTGGTCCTCTGACTGAAGCTTTGCCTCCTGCTCGAAAGGAAGGTGATTTGCCCCCACTGTGGTGGCATATTGTGACCAGACCCCGGGAGCGGCCGGTGTAG